The sequence TGTGCATGCAGACTACAATGGATTGAACATGCTTTGGCTCCCTACTTGTGGAGCGTTTTGTCACTTTTACTCTCAGATGGCAATGACACTCCCTGAAACTGCCTTGCCCAGATTCGTCTTTCCCTGTGTCAGGGTCCACTGACTGCACAACTGCCACCAGCAACCACTCAGGCCAACACAATAATTTTCCAGACCGACACAGTCACTTATTTTCCTAACCTATAACCTTAAACACCTATTATGACTGTAAATCATAGGTTTTTCTCACTGTATTTTATCTAACCTTACTTTTCTCTCTGTTGCTTTACACAGATCTTCTCTCAAAGGTAAGTAGATAACTCAACATCACACAAATGGTAAAGGCTGATGTTTTATAAacttatatatgtttatgtttcacAGAATCTACATATAGGTATAAAATACTTTTCATAAAATCTtcacattgttttatttactttcacagaCTGAAATAAGTGGTGAGTATAAACCCCTTTTCTACGCTAGTGATGTCTTGATAATGCATGAATAATATAGATTTTGTACAGTTGGAATACATTAAACCATATAGATATATGAACATCATGATTATTGTGTAATGAACACAACAGACTGTGATTGCAGACAGAACAGTAGTTTTGCAGGCACAGAAAtctgacatacatacacatactgagAGCTACAGTAAGTAGCTGACTGACACTTAATGAACAATCCTATTCAATGGAACAATTAGTCAGAGGTCAGTTTACAGTAATTTGAGATTTAACTCTGaggcatttttatttgtatacacagatttttctctttctgttttatctAAAATGTTTCCTCTGTTGTTTAACACAGGAGATTTAGGAATTCAGGTAAAGGctcatttttttgtacttaaTACTTAAATCACTTGTCACTCAAATAACACTTTATATaagtataaacataaacacataacataaacaacaactttgggttgttgatcggaggatcggggttcaaggcccagcacagccaagctgccactgctgggcccttgagcaaggccctcaaccctccctgctccaggggcgctgtatcatagctgcccctgcactctgaccccaacctcgtTATTTGGGGTATGTgaggaaaagaattccactgtgctgtaatgtatgtgtggtgataataaaggcttctgtgcccCGTTCTATAAAGTAGCCTGCTGAATGCCATTTTGTAGGACTATGtcagtgctcctcctgttcctcctcacTCAAAAGTTTTAGCCAGAGAAAGttactttccacattttgtacttgaaacaatttacatttggcaTCGTGCATAAAAGTTTCACACTGTTTTCGATCACAGAGTGAATGTGTAAGGAACAAGTATTAACCCCTTTTTCTGATAGTGATAGTGTCTTGatgctgaataaataatatatttattgatcaGATTAAATAGATTAGACTGTGATATAGATATCACATAGATGTAGATATTTGAGCATCATGAGCATAGTTTAGTGTACACTGCAGCAAACATCTTCAAGAATAggatacacactgacacttttGGAAGCATCTCTGAGACATAGATCTAGAGACATAGTTTGCAAGTTCAGAAGTAAAGGAACATTGTTTACACTACGTCACCAGATTTCTAAAAACCAGAACCAGTCCTAGACATTTTGGGATTCTGTTCTGTGGCAAAAACTAGAACTTTTTGGCCTGATGGATCAGTGATATGCTGAAGGAAGAAGAATTAAGCGGATGATGAAAAGAACACTCTGCCTATAGTCAAGCATGGTGCTgactctgtgatgctctggagATTGTAGAAGGCAaaattgattcttttttttaaagtatcaggAAATCTTAGAAGACACCTCATGCTGTCTGTGAGGAAGCTGAAGCTTGGGCGCCACTGGTTCTTCCAACAGGACAATAATCATATCCATACCTCACATTCCACCAAAGGTTTAGTTGCAGGTCTTAGACGATTCTACTGTGGCCAGCACCGTCACCTAGCTTAAAAACCATAGAAAATCTCTGAAGATGTTGatttcagtatatatatatatatatatatatatatatatatatatatatatatatatatatatatatataatgagtgcatgcatgcatgtgtgcgtAATATGTGAGACTATCCACACGTGGTCTACTTCTTTTTTCACAGACTTTGATGGAGGTTTTCATTCCAGAACTAGTTGAAAACTACGTTGGGaataagaaaaaagatgaatatAGGTAACATGCCTCTTTATTTCCAAGGGTAGTAAGTCATTCAGAGGAAATTGATTTCATGTCCAAGcttttaggtttttatttatagtgCCCACAAAAAACACTAGTCATTACTGCAAAGCAAAAGAGgttatttgtatgtatattgaaaataaattgaaaaacgAATCCACTGCCTGCTGCGGTACAATTCAAAATGTTTGGACCTCATACCCATACATGCTTTCAAAACATATCAGTACCTGGTGGCATAGCAGGCTTCACTATTTtgagagaaaatgtttttgtccatgcctttaaacaaacaaactatcGATTGCTGACAATATTATAGCAGGACATCTTATTcctattattttcctattattttGAGGTTCCTCTGCCATCATGCTGGTCAGTTTATGTGCAAATTCACCAATCTTGTGTTTGAGATGGATGGGAAAGGGGAAGTGCTGTACAGAATAGTGTCCTGGGACAGCGGTTACTTGGATGGACTAGGACAACTGCAGCCTGCAGGACCTTTGTACAGTATCGCCTGCCATGAAGGCTCTATCCGTCATCTGCTTCTTCCACATTGTGAGATCTGTAAGTTGACTCATAGCTATCTTTTATAAATCcatggaaaaatatgaaagatTTTTATAAGCAGCTTAATAAAAGTGAAATCTGCTCACTAACATTAATTGTTTGTGAATACTGTATGACATTTTGCAGTGATGTATTAAATGTTACTTTGAATGACATAATTTGAAATGATAAAGAACAGCATACACTGTACATAGATTGGTTTGTAATCAAAAACATAAACAGGCAAAAAATCCATTACATCCAAACTAATATTTCATAACTAATATTTTTTACTGCTGTAAAGTCAGATTCATGAGAATGATTATATGTGAGATATAAACTATGTTATTATACCATAGCTTTTTAGATTTgacaaatgaagaaaataatatCAAAGTATTTGTTAGAAAAATGTGCCTTTCCTGGACTGTTGAAAGATAAAGCTTTGgcctttaaaatatttggtCGTTTAGGTAAGCACTGTCTCAGAATATGATGCTAtcttcaacaaacaaacaaacaaacaaaaaccctcagtgtggacatacagtattgtAATTACATCAAACTGTCAGAGAGTGGCAAACTCTGTCCTGTATGTGTAACTCTCTAAATAGCGCTTTCTAAATAGTTTGGTTATCAGTAGCATCTGAGGTCTGATTACAAATTTGCACATTGAAAGTAACTCAACTGTAATTATGAAATGCAATAAAGTGCATACAATAATAAATCTAGTATACCAGATCCCCCATTGTCagaaaatttatttgtaaactaCTGGGGTAAAATATTATCCAAAtcatgttgtcattattatctATCATGCCTGGTTCTGTTTCTTTATATGTTACAGGTACAGATGAGGTTAAATTGAGTACAGCACATGTGACTGGTGGTAATGTGGAACTTATTCAGCCACTaaaagtaacaaacacacatgtcaTCATAGACATTCAAGGTCTCTCCTTATACGGCCTcttgaaatattttccttttttccgaGAATATCCCGTCACAGCCCAAGTGATTTTgttctataaaaaaatatatggaaaTTCCAGGATGAGTAAACTGCATATACATCTTTTGCCAGGCAATGTGCCTGTTGAAGAGGTAATCAGCTTTAATAAATAgtgctaaatatttattttattatccttTACATGTTTTGGTCATCATGGGAAGTGACTAAAATATGTACTGCTGTTTTTCTAAAAAACTATTTCTAGATTTTAGCTTTTAAAGTGAACACTATTTCATTTGGTTTCCCTTGAAGGTGCACAAACGGCATAGGAGCATGACATACATTGAGACAAGCTCCAACTGTGAACTGACTTCTGGCAAAAAATACAGGCCATGTTGTAAAGATACTGACCATGAATATGTCTTACAACCCACGGTAGGGTACAGCTCATACTTATATGAATCATAGTTGACCTTGGTTAATATTCATTCTGAAATAAACTCTGCGTTACCTATTTCCTTAGATTGAGAAGTTTGAATGTGACTATGGCCCAAACTATCATCCTACATTTGagatgttctgtaaaactgagGTTGATAAAGTCACTGTAGGTCTTTTGGATGAAAATGACCAGGAAGTTTGGGAGCCCCGTTTGGTCTTGCTTGCAGGTaagcaaatgtttttatattaccACATATATAAAGAAACTACCAGGATATATAAAATGTGGGTAATTAGGAATATTGGGCTATTTTAAGGATAAAAGAATTCATGATGAGGGTaattatttgctgttattttggatttttgttGAATCAAGAGTAAACAGGACCTAAGTGTAATCCGTTTTGGGTGAGTAAATAAATGGTTGATTGTTGGTTTGTTGCTTGTTAGTGTGTACATGAGGTATCAGTGGCAGTCAAGTGGTTTCACAGTTactaaatactttatttttgcTCTAGGTGTGCATTAATTAGGTATTGTTAAAGTCTTATTATCTCACTTGCCAAAACAGGTACAGATGCAGCCACACCCACATCAGATACCACAGGTAAGGTTGCATGTAAATTTTAGTTTTAAGTTTCCCACTGTAATTAGGACACTCAGCTGTCTTACACATTAAACAGTCATGCAAATGTAACATGGAACAGttctaaaaacacaaaaaaaatatataaatattgtgtacattattaaaatgtgtaacctttacatttgcattttagGTGCTGACTTTATGGATCGACACATGGAACATCTCATTCAGAGAGTTTCTTCGGTAATGGAGATAGCAGACTGTTTAAAAAGCAAGATGATGATTAGTGATGAAAAGTACAATAAAATTCATG comes from Tachysurus vachellii isolate PV-2020 chromosome 26, HZAU_Pvac_v1, whole genome shotgun sequence and encodes:
- the LOC132841198 gene encoding uncharacterized protein LOC132841198, producing the protein MEVFIPELVENYVGNKKKDEYRFLCHHAGQFMCKFTNLVFEMDGKGEVLYRIVSWDSGYLDGLGQLQPAGPLYSIACHEGSIRHLLLPHCEICTDEVKLSTAHVTGGNVELIQPLKVTNTHVIIDIQGLSLYGLLKYFPFFREYPVTAQVILFYKKIYGNSRMSKLHIHLLPGNVPVEEVHKRHRSMTYIETSSNCELTSGKKYRPCCKDTDHEYVLQPTIEKFECDYGPNYHPTFEMFCKTEVDKVTVGLLDENDQEVWEPRLVLLAGTDAATPTSDTTGADFMDRHMEHLIQRVSSVMEIADCLKSKMMISDEKYNKIHAASTSCEQMRLLYSSLNTGGRVVKAEAYKVLKEKQPYLVDELSLD